One region of Skermanella mucosa genomic DNA includes:
- a CDS encoding aldehyde dehydrogenase family protein, translated as MIPEVQHPLGIAEIIPEVRSAQVAWERTAVAGRLDVVARLRRLIARDARALADAVGERPGRAPGETAALEILPLLDACRFLEREAAALLAPRRLGSRGRPAWLFGVAAEIRRDPLGVVLVIAPSNYPLFLPGVQIVQALAAGNAVLVKPAPGCVAPMEALLGLLAEAGLPDGLCCLLDDSVEGGREAIAAGVDKVVLTGSVATGRRVLADLAEHLTPAVMELSGNDAVFVLPGADPDMTVRALAYGVRLNGGATCIAPRRVFAARQLALDLERRLTPLLAVAPPVAVPERIRQQVARLVEEAEAAGCRLIGRPFRATEPEMAPLLVADAVPELGLLREDIFAPVLSLVPVADEEDALAAASHCGYALGAAVFGPENHALALAGRIRAGAVTVNDLIVPTADPRLPFGGRGASGFGTTRGAEGLLEMTALKAVAVRGGRFRPHYDPLGPSDAAMMFDYIEAAHGRGARLPAVKRLVRGLMGRG; from the coding sequence ATGATTCCCGAAGTCCAGCACCCTCTTGGCATCGCCGAGATTATTCCGGAGGTGCGGTCCGCCCAGGTCGCCTGGGAACGGACCGCCGTGGCCGGCCGGCTGGACGTGGTCGCCCGGCTGCGCCGCCTGATCGCGCGCGATGCCCGCGCCCTGGCCGACGCGGTCGGCGAGCGTCCGGGCCGCGCGCCGGGCGAGACGGCGGCGCTGGAGATCCTGCCGCTGCTCGACGCCTGCCGGTTCCTGGAGCGGGAGGCGGCGGCCCTGCTGGCGCCCCGCAGGCTGGGATCGCGCGGCCGGCCGGCCTGGCTGTTCGGCGTGGCGGCGGAGATCCGGCGCGACCCGCTGGGCGTCGTGCTGGTGATCGCGCCGTCCAACTATCCCCTGTTCCTGCCCGGCGTCCAGATCGTCCAGGCGCTTGCCGCCGGCAACGCCGTCCTGGTCAAGCCCGCGCCCGGCTGCGTCGCTCCGATGGAGGCGCTGCTCGGCCTGCTCGCCGAGGCGGGATTGCCGGACGGCCTGTGTTGTTTGCTGGACGATTCGGTCGAGGGGGGGCGGGAAGCGATCGCCGCGGGGGTGGATAAGGTGGTGCTGACCGGCTCGGTCGCGACCGGCCGGCGCGTGCTGGCCGACCTGGCGGAGCACCTGACGCCGGCGGTGATGGAGCTGTCGGGCAACGACGCCGTCTTCGTGCTTCCCGGCGCCGACCCGGATATGACGGTCCGGGCGCTGGCTTACGGGGTGCGGCTGAACGGCGGAGCCACCTGCATAGCGCCCCGCCGGGTCTTCGCCGCCCGGCAGCTGGCGCTCGACCTGGAGCGCCGGCTGACGCCGCTGCTCGCGGTAGCGCCGCCCGTCGCCGTGCCGGAGCGCATCCGGCAGCAGGTCGCACGCCTCGTGGAGGAGGCGGAGGCCGCTGGCTGCCGCCTGATCGGCCGGCCGTTCCGCGCCACGGAGCCGGAGATGGCACCCCTGCTGGTCGCCGATGCGGTGCCCGAGCTGGGATTGCTGCGCGAGGACATCTTCGCGCCCGTCCTCTCCCTGGTGCCGGTCGCCGACGAGGAGGACGCGCTGGCGGCGGCTTCCCACTGCGGCTACGCCCTGGGAGCGGCGGTCTTCGGCCCGGAGAACCACGCCCTGGCGCTGGCCGGCCGCATCCGCGCCGGGGCGGTGACGGTCAACGACCTGATCGTCCCGACCGCCGATCCCAGGCTGCCGTTCGGCGGACGCGGCGCCAGCGGCTTCGGCACGACGCGCGGGGCGGAAGGGCTGCTGGAAATGACCGCGCTGAAGGCCGTCGCGGTGCGCGGCGGCCGGTTCCGCCCGCACTACGATCCGTTGGGTCCGTCCGACGCGGCCATGATGTTCGACTATATCGAAGCCGCCCACGGCCGCGGCGCGCGGTTGCCGGCGGTGAAGCGGCTGGTGCGGGGTCTTATGGGGCGGGGTTGA
- the phnF gene encoding phosphonate metabolism transcriptional regulator PhnF — translation MNLDRGAGIALWRQIAEELHGDIERGTFPPGSRLATEEELAARFGVNRHTVRRACALLQDQGLVRIEQGRGTFVQEGVIDYPLTERTRFSENIRRQARTPSGEVLRAAVIPADAAAARALGLAVGDPVALVELLSLADGQPIGIAAHHFAEARFPDLIATYHEAGRITETLRRLGVPDYTRKTTRVTARLPDSYEMRHLRIARTTPVLVTEAVNIDPVGRPLEFGVARFAGNRVQVVVDG, via the coding sequence ATGAACCTCGACCGCGGCGCCGGCATCGCCCTGTGGCGCCAGATCGCCGAAGAACTGCATGGGGACATCGAGCGCGGCACCTTTCCGCCCGGAAGCCGCCTCGCCACCGAGGAGGAGCTGGCCGCCCGCTTCGGGGTCAACCGGCACACCGTCCGGCGGGCCTGCGCCCTGCTCCAGGACCAGGGGCTGGTGCGGATCGAGCAGGGCCGCGGCACCTTCGTGCAGGAGGGCGTGATCGACTATCCGCTGACGGAGCGGACCCGCTTCAGCGAGAACATCCGCAGGCAGGCGCGCACTCCGTCGGGCGAGGTGCTCCGCGCGGCGGTGATTCCGGCCGACGCCGCCGCGGCCAGGGCGCTGGGCCTGGCGGTCGGCGACCCGGTGGCACTGGTCGAACTGCTGTCTCTGGCCGACGGCCAGCCGATCGGCATCGCGGCGCACCATTTCGCGGAGGCGCGCTTCCCCGACCTGATCGCCACGTACCACGAGGCCGGCCGGATCACCGAGACGCTGCGCCGGCTGGGGGTTCCGGACTACACCCGCAAGACCACGCGGGTGACCGCGCGGCTTCCCGACAGCTACGAAATGCGCCACCTGAGGATCGCGCGGACGACCCCGGTCCTGGTGACCGAGGCGGTCAACATCGACCCAGTCGGCCGACCGCTGGAATTCGGCGTGGCACGGTTCGCCGGGAACCGGGTGCAGGTGGTGGTGGACGGGTGA
- a CDS encoding alpha-D-ribose 1-methylphosphonate 5-triphosphate diphosphatase — protein METNITNARIVGRDGIATGSLSIRDGVIAAIDDSAGTLPGALDFEGDFLLPGLIEMHTDNLEKHFSPRPGVMWPSPKAAVIAHDLQVAGAGITTVFDAVSVGDYDSGGERRRMLADAVWAIGTCAGQGLLRADHLIHLRCEVSDAGVVEIFEQFADHPLLRLVSLMDHTPGQRQWAEMSKYRLFYRSKNWTEAEFQAHLDSRIDSQHRYARLHRDRILELARPRALRLASHDDTTEDHIAEAVAAGITISEFPTTLHAAQAARQAGMQVIMGAPNLVRGGSHSGNASAAELAGQGLLDGLSSDYVPASLLHAAFLLHGAVGVPLHGAIATVTANMADMLGLPDRGVIEPGRRADLIRVRLDGDLPVVLTVWREGRRVV, from the coding sequence ATGGAAACCAACATCACCAATGCCCGCATCGTCGGGCGCGACGGCATCGCGACCGGCAGCCTCTCGATCCGCGACGGCGTGATCGCGGCGATCGACGACTCGGCCGGCACCCTTCCCGGCGCGCTGGACTTCGAAGGCGATTTCCTGCTGCCCGGCCTGATCGAGATGCATACCGACAACCTGGAAAAGCATTTCTCGCCGCGCCCCGGCGTGATGTGGCCGTCGCCTAAGGCCGCGGTGATCGCCCATGACCTCCAGGTCGCCGGCGCCGGCATCACCACCGTGTTCGACGCGGTGTCGGTCGGCGACTATGACAGCGGCGGGGAGCGGCGGCGGATGCTGGCCGACGCGGTCTGGGCCATCGGCACCTGCGCCGGGCAGGGCCTGCTGCGCGCCGACCATCTGATCCACCTGCGCTGCGAGGTCTCCGACGCCGGCGTGGTGGAGATCTTCGAGCAGTTCGCCGACCATCCCCTGCTGCGGCTGGTGTCGCTGATGGACCACACGCCGGGGCAGCGGCAATGGGCGGAAATGTCCAAGTACCGCCTGTTCTACCGATCCAAGAACTGGACCGAGGCGGAGTTCCAGGCCCATCTGGACAGCAGGATCGACAGCCAGCACCGCTACGCCCGCCTGCACCGCGACCGGATCCTGGAACTGGCCCGCCCGCGGGCATTGCGGCTGGCGAGCCACGACGACACCACCGAGGATCATATCGCCGAGGCGGTGGCCGCCGGCATCACGATCTCGGAGTTCCCGACGACCCTCCACGCGGCCCAGGCCGCGCGGCAGGCCGGCATGCAGGTGATCATGGGCGCCCCCAACCTGGTGCGCGGCGGCTCCCATTCCGGCAACGCCTCGGCGGCGGAACTGGCGGGGCAGGGGCTGCTGGACGGGCTCTCGTCGGACTATGTGCCGGCGAGCCTGCTGCATGCCGCGTTCCTGCTCCATGGCGCCGTCGGCGTCCCGCTGCACGGGGCGATCGCCACGGTGACCGCCAACATGGCCGACATGCTGGGCCTGCCCGACCGCGGGGTGATCGAGCCGGGCCGCCGCGCCGACCTGATCCGGGTCAGGCTCGACGGCGACCTGCCGGTGGTGCTGACGGTCTGGCGCGAGGGCCGGCGCGTCGTCTGA
- a CDS encoding DUF1289 domain-containing protein, whose product MAKLKTRNPCTDVCKYDSDKVCKGCGRTRTEVKAWKSFSDEEKDAINRRVRETHLKGKDKKK is encoded by the coding sequence ATGGCAAAGCTGAAAACCAGGAACCCCTGCACCGACGTCTGCAAGTACGACAGCGACAAGGTCTGCAAAGGCTGCGGCCGCACCCGGACCGAAGTGAAGGCGTGGAAGTCCTTCTCCGACGAGGAGAAGGACGCCATCAACCGCCGGGTCCGCGAGACCCACCTCAAGGGCAAGGACAAGAAGAAGTAG
- the mdoH gene encoding glucans biosynthesis glucosyltransferase MdoH gives MSDAKTLRRTALWRRTLYFALVILSTLAASYLMADVLRANGFTAIEMAIFALFTISFAWISTSFWTATVGFLVRLVGRDPAGLDPTRPVDLTARTAIIMPIYNEDPDRVFAGLEASWRSLQGTGEDRHFDLFVLSDTRKPEIAQAEEAGWAALCRRVGGEGRIFYRRREDNTGRKAGNIADFLRQWGAAYDHMLVLDADSVMSGDTMVALSKLMQDNPGTGIIQTLPAPVNQETLFGRILQFGSRLYGPALASGLSWWQLGEGNYWGHNAIIRTGAFIEHCGLPVLSGQAPLGGEILSHDFVEAALMRRAGWQVWIVPELGGSFEELPPNSIDYAVRDRRWCQGNLQHLRLLPTRGLHPLSRLHLIMGVLGYVSSPLWLLLLTLSTVDILHQTVTGHSYFQPGYNLFPDWPVSKMAETISLFGVTIAILLLPKLYSLILTVADPTLRRGFGGAGKLWGSAFLELLFSMLLAPAMMLFHTHFVVATLMGRSVTWNAQARGERGLSFREALGRNGLHVALGLAWGALVLNVAPDFFWWLVPVITGLVLSVWLTVWTSRTDAGQAARRAGLFLTPEETDPPAELRRLAAAEAEPIPDMDAAGILRVPPTRPSAIIEQSLTNWSPRGSGKGDLKNGQQSGIRESWQS, from the coding sequence ATGTCAGACGCCAAGACCCTCCGGCGCACGGCGCTCTGGCGCCGGACGCTTTATTTCGCGCTGGTGATCCTGTCCACGTTGGCGGCCTCGTACCTGATGGCCGACGTGCTCAGGGCCAACGGCTTCACCGCGATCGAGATGGCGATCTTCGCCCTGTTCACGATCAGCTTCGCCTGGATCTCCACCTCGTTCTGGACGGCGACCGTGGGCTTCCTGGTACGGCTGGTCGGGCGCGACCCCGCCGGCCTGGACCCGACCAGGCCGGTGGACCTGACCGCCCGGACGGCGATCATCATGCCGATCTACAACGAGGATCCCGACCGGGTCTTCGCCGGGCTGGAGGCGAGCTGGCGCTCGCTCCAAGGCACCGGGGAGGACCGGCATTTCGACCTGTTCGTCCTCAGCGACACCCGCAAGCCTGAGATCGCGCAGGCCGAGGAGGCCGGCTGGGCGGCGCTGTGCCGCCGGGTCGGCGGCGAGGGGCGCATCTTCTACCGCCGGCGCGAGGACAATACCGGCCGGAAGGCCGGCAACATCGCAGATTTCCTGCGCCAGTGGGGAGCCGCATACGACCACATGCTGGTGCTCGACGCCGACAGCGTGATGTCGGGCGACACCATGGTGGCGCTGTCCAAGCTGATGCAGGACAACCCCGGCACCGGCATCATCCAGACCCTGCCGGCGCCGGTGAACCAGGAGACCCTGTTCGGCCGCATCCTCCAGTTCGGCAGCCGGCTGTACGGCCCGGCGCTGGCGAGCGGCCTGTCCTGGTGGCAGCTCGGCGAGGGCAACTACTGGGGCCACAACGCGATCATCCGGACCGGCGCCTTCATCGAGCATTGCGGGCTGCCGGTGCTGTCGGGCCAGGCGCCGCTGGGCGGCGAGATCCTGAGCCACGATTTCGTCGAGGCGGCGCTGATGCGGCGCGCCGGGTGGCAGGTCTGGATCGTGCCGGAGCTGGGCGGAAGCTTCGAGGAGCTGCCGCCGAACAGCATCGACTATGCCGTGCGCGACCGCCGTTGGTGCCAGGGCAACCTGCAGCACCTGCGCCTGCTGCCGACCCGCGGCCTGCATCCCCTGAGCCGGCTCCACCTGATCATGGGCGTACTGGGCTATGTCTCGTCGCCGCTGTGGCTGCTGCTGCTGACGCTCAGCACGGTCGACATCCTGCACCAGACGGTGACCGGCCACAGCTATTTCCAGCCCGGCTACAACCTGTTCCCGGACTGGCCGGTCTCGAAGATGGCGGAGACCATCTCGCTGTTCGGCGTCACCATCGCGATCCTGCTGCTGCCCAAGCTGTACAGCCTGATCCTGACGGTGGCGGACCCGACGCTCCGGCGCGGTTTCGGCGGGGCCGGCAAGCTGTGGGGCAGCGCTTTCCTGGAACTGCTGTTCTCCATGTTGCTGGCGCCGGCCATGATGCTGTTCCACACCCATTTCGTCGTTGCGACCCTGATGGGCCGCAGCGTGACCTGGAACGCCCAGGCGCGCGGCGAGCGCGGCCTGAGCTTCCGCGAGGCGTTGGGCCGGAACGGGCTTCACGTGGCGCTGGGCCTCGCCTGGGGCGCCTTGGTGCTGAACGTGGCGCCGGACTTCTTCTGGTGGCTGGTGCCGGTCATCACCGGCCTCGTCCTGTCGGTCTGGCTGACCGTCTGGACCAGCCGGACCGACGCCGGCCAGGCGGCGCGCCGCGCCGGCCTGTTCCTGACGCCGGAGGAAACCGACCCGCCGGCCGAACTGCGCCGCTTGGCGGCGGCCGAGGCGGAGCCCATTCCCGACATGGATGCCGCCGGCATCCTGCGGGTGCCGCCGACCCGGCCCAGCGCGATCATCGAGCAGAGCCTGACCAACTGGTCTCCCCGTGGTTCAGGTAAAGGCGACCTGAAGAACGGGCAGCAATCCGGCATCAGGGAATCATGGCAAAGCTGA
- a CDS encoding glucan biosynthesis protein, translating to MACIVHHRIQSGYMNDEPLRPRPSPGFDRRKFLLATAGAGAAGLLPFGPALAQDAGPQQGTAPGTPAAPAPAFTFETVQGLARDLAERDYSDDQGRVPQPLRDLSYDQYRDIRFKPDQAVWRGDKLFQLQFFHLGFLYQRPVRINLLQEGRANLVEYRPGMFDYGANRFGGDLPADLGFAGFRIHYPLNRPDYADELAVFLGASYFRILGRNQIYGNSARGLAVDTAAPSGEDFPAFREFWIEEPGADATQLTLYALLDSRSATGAYRFVLHPGTDTQADVTASVYPRRDIAKLGVAPLTSMFFFGENRTRTFDDFRPEVHDGDGLQIETGRGEWIWRPLTNPRDLRVSSFSDENPRRFGVVQRDRDFGHYQDLESLYHRRPSYWVEPAGEWGKGRIELVEIPTEEEINDNIAAYWVPERPVRAGEGLDFAYRLRSVLETPGQPPLARVISTRIGSARVPGRPDLPEDGRHFVLEFQGGELEALRPEQPVEAVVTTTAGELRPVIAHRNGETGGWRVFFDLLPDGRPADMRCVLRLRGQAISETWVYLWSPA from the coding sequence ATGGCCTGCATCGTCCACCACCGGATCCAGTCAGGATACATGAACGACGAACCGCTCCGCCCGCGCCCTTCGCCGGGTTTCGACCGCCGCAAATTCCTGCTCGCCACGGCCGGCGCCGGTGCCGCCGGCCTGCTGCCGTTCGGGCCCGCCCTGGCCCAGGACGCCGGCCCGCAGCAGGGAACCGCGCCGGGGACGCCGGCCGCGCCCGCTCCCGCGTTCACCTTCGAGACGGTGCAGGGTCTCGCGCGCGATCTGGCGGAGCGGGACTATTCGGACGACCAGGGGCGGGTGCCGCAGCCTCTGCGCGACCTGTCCTACGACCAGTACCGCGATATCCGGTTCAAGCCGGACCAGGCGGTCTGGCGCGGCGACAAGCTGTTCCAGCTCCAGTTCTTCCATCTGGGCTTCCTCTACCAGCGCCCGGTGCGGATCAACCTGCTGCAGGAGGGCCGGGCCAACCTGGTCGAGTACCGTCCCGGCATGTTCGACTACGGCGCCAACCGGTTCGGCGGCGACCTGCCGGCCGACCTGGGTTTCGCCGGGTTCCGGATCCATTATCCGCTGAACCGGCCGGATTATGCCGACGAGCTGGCGGTCTTCCTCGGCGCCAGCTATTTCCGGATCCTCGGCCGCAACCAGATCTACGGCAATTCCGCGCGCGGGCTGGCGGTGGACACCGCGGCGCCGAGCGGCGAGGACTTCCCCGCCTTCCGGGAGTTCTGGATCGAGGAGCCGGGCGCCGACGCGACCCAGCTGACTCTCTACGCCCTCCTCGACAGCCGGAGCGCCACGGGAGCCTACCGTTTCGTGCTGCACCCCGGCACCGATACCCAGGCGGACGTGACGGCATCGGTCTACCCGCGCCGCGACATCGCCAAGCTGGGCGTAGCGCCGCTGACCAGCATGTTCTTCTTCGGGGAGAACCGGACCCGCACCTTCGACGATTTCCGGCCGGAGGTGCATGACGGCGACGGACTGCAGATCGAGACCGGGCGCGGCGAGTGGATCTGGCGGCCGCTGACCAATCCCCGGGACCTGCGGGTCAGCTCGTTCAGCGACGAGAACCCGCGGCGCTTCGGCGTGGTCCAGCGGGACCGCGACTTCGGCCACTACCAGGACCTCGAATCGCTTTACCACCGGCGGCCCAGCTACTGGGTCGAGCCGGCCGGAGAGTGGGGCAAGGGACGGATCGAGCTGGTCGAGATCCCGACCGAGGAGGAGATCAACGACAATATCGCGGCCTACTGGGTGCCCGAGCGCCCGGTCCGCGCCGGCGAGGGGCTGGACTTCGCCTACCGCCTGCGCTCGGTGCTGGAGACGCCCGGTCAGCCGCCACTGGCCCGCGTGATCTCCACCCGGATCGGGTCGGCGCGGGTGCCGGGGCGGCCCGACCTGCCGGAGGATGGACGCCATTTCGTGCTGGAGTTCCAGGGCGGCGAGTTGGAAGCCCTGCGGCCCGAGCAGCCGGTGGAGGCCGTCGTCACGACCACGGCCGGCGAGCTTCGGCCGGTGATCGCCCACCGCAACGGGGAGACCGGCGGCTGGCGGGTCTTCTTCGACCTGCTGCCCGACGGCAGGCCGGCCGACATGCGCTGCGTGCTGCGCCTGCGCGGGCAGGCGATCAGCGAGACCTGGGTCTATCTCTGGTCGCCCGCCTGA
- a CDS encoding extensin-like domain-containing protein — protein sequence MLRFLLFLVGVMAGAAAALIYAGLVTVPPSWTPWGPLDLTEEPGAFTRIQLAGLKEEPGACFAALERAGVGAVPQPRRPVENGCGLVDTARVGQVAAAYSSGFVATCPLIAALYLFERHVLDPAARLHLDSGVARVNHVGTYNCRNVYGRTVGRRSEHATANAIDIRGFVLDDGRIVSLARHWGDARSAEGAFLREVNDGACRFFNAVLGPDYNAAHRDHFHLDMGRWRVCR from the coding sequence ATGCTCAGGTTCTTGCTTTTTCTTGTCGGCGTCATGGCGGGTGCTGCCGCAGCATTGATCTATGCTGGGTTGGTGACGGTACCGCCTTCGTGGACCCCTTGGGGGCCGCTCGACCTGACGGAAGAGCCCGGGGCTTTCACGAGAATCCAGCTCGCCGGATTGAAGGAGGAGCCCGGCGCATGCTTCGCAGCACTGGAGCGGGCCGGCGTCGGCGCGGTGCCCCAGCCGCGGCGGCCGGTCGAGAACGGCTGCGGGCTGGTCGATACCGCCCGCGTCGGCCAGGTCGCGGCCGCCTACAGCAGCGGGTTCGTCGCGACCTGCCCCCTGATCGCGGCGCTCTACCTGTTCGAGCGACATGTGCTGGACCCGGCGGCACGGCTTCACCTGGATAGCGGCGTGGCGCGGGTCAACCATGTCGGCACCTACAATTGCCGGAACGTCTATGGCCGGACGGTGGGGCGGCGCAGCGAGCATGCGACCGCCAATGCGATCGACATACGGGGCTTCGTGCTGGACGACGGCAGGATCGTCTCGCTGGCCCGCCACTGGGGCGATGCCCGGAGCGCGGAAGGAGCCTTCCTGCGCGAGGTGAACGACGGTGCCTGCCGCTTCTTCAATGCCGTGCTGGGGCCGGATTACAACGCGGCCCACCGCGACCATTTCCACCTGGACATGGGGCGCTGGCGCGTCTGCCGGTGA
- a CDS encoding acetyl-CoA C-acetyltransferase, producing the protein MTSRYPADDPIVIAAAVRTPMGGFQGDLATATAPELGATAIRAAVERAGLASDQVDEVIMGCVLPAGLGQAPARQASLGAGIPESVGCTTINKMCGSGMKAAMMAHDLIAAGTNAVMVAGGMESMTNAPYLLDRARGGYRMGHGRVLDHMFLDGLEDAYDKGRLMGTFAEDCAQHYQFTREAQDAYAVASLTRARTAVEDGTFDAEIAPQAVRTRKGEAVVSRDEQPGKAVPDKIGTLKPAFRPDGTVTAANSSSISDGAAALVLMRRSEAERRGIAPLAAIVGHATHAQAPGWFTTAPVGAMRKLFDRVGWQARDVDLFEVNEAFAVVAMAAMRELDLPHDKVNIHGGACALGHPIGASGARILVTLLAALEKHGLRRGVASLCIGGGEATAMAVERLN; encoded by the coding sequence ATGACCAGCCGATATCCGGCCGACGACCCGATCGTCATCGCCGCCGCCGTGCGCACGCCGATGGGCGGTTTCCAGGGCGACCTCGCCACCGCGACGGCGCCCGAACTGGGCGCCACCGCGATCCGCGCCGCCGTGGAGCGCGCCGGGCTGGCATCGGACCAGGTCGACGAAGTCATCATGGGCTGCGTGCTGCCGGCCGGGCTGGGCCAGGCGCCGGCCCGCCAGGCGTCGCTCGGCGCCGGCATTCCCGAGTCGGTCGGCTGCACCACCATCAACAAGATGTGCGGGTCGGGCATGAAGGCGGCCATGATGGCCCATGACCTGATCGCCGCCGGCACCAATGCGGTGATGGTGGCGGGCGGCATGGAGAGCATGACAAACGCCCCCTACCTGCTCGACCGGGCCCGGGGCGGCTACCGCATGGGCCATGGCCGGGTGCTCGACCACATGTTCCTGGACGGGTTGGAGGACGCCTACGACAAGGGCCGCCTGATGGGCACCTTCGCGGAGGACTGCGCCCAGCACTACCAGTTCACCCGCGAAGCCCAGGACGCCTACGCGGTCGCCTCGCTGACCCGCGCCCGCACGGCGGTCGAGGACGGCACCTTCGACGCCGAGATAGCGCCCCAGGCCGTCCGGACCCGCAAGGGCGAGGCGGTGGTGAGCCGCGACGAGCAGCCGGGCAAGGCGGTGCCGGACAAGATCGGCACCCTGAAGCCGGCTTTCCGCCCGGACGGCACGGTGACCGCCGCCAATTCCAGCTCGATCTCCGACGGTGCCGCGGCCCTGGTGCTGATGCGCCGGTCGGAGGCGGAACGCCGCGGCATCGCGCCGCTGGCCGCGATCGTCGGCCACGCGACCCACGCCCAGGCGCCGGGCTGGTTCACCACGGCGCCGGTCGGCGCCATGCGCAAGCTGTTCGACCGGGTCGGTTGGCAAGCCCGCGACGTCGACCTGTTCGAGGTCAACGAGGCCTTCGCCGTGGTCGCCATGGCGGCGATGCGCGAGCTGGACCTGCCCCACGACAAGGTCAACATCCATGGCGGCGCCTGCGCGCTGGGACACCCGATCGGGGCGTCGGGCGCCCGCATCCTGGTGACGCTGCTGGCGGCACTGGAGAAGCACGGCCTGCGGCGCGGCGTCGCGTCGCTGTGCATCGGCGGCGGCGAGGCCACGGCCATGGCGGTCGAACGGCTGAATTGA
- a CDS encoding RidA family protein has protein sequence MTARRLISGGSEFERIAGYSRAVVDGDWIFVAGTTGFDYAAGTISDDVAEQARQTFRTIAAALAEAGAGLEDVVRARYYITDASYWDELHPVLGDVFGEIRPAATCVVCGLIDPRMKIEIEVTARRVTDKG, from the coding sequence ATGACAGCGCGCAGGCTGATTTCCGGCGGCTCGGAGTTCGAGCGGATCGCCGGCTACTCGCGTGCGGTGGTTGACGGCGACTGGATCTTCGTCGCCGGCACCACCGGGTTCGACTATGCCGCCGGCACTATTTCCGACGATGTGGCGGAGCAGGCGCGCCAGACTTTCCGCACCATCGCGGCGGCGCTGGCCGAAGCCGGCGCCGGCCTGGAGGACGTGGTGCGGGCGCGCTACTACATCACCGACGCGTCCTATTGGGACGAACTCCATCCCGTGCTGGGCGACGTGTTCGGGGAGATCCGGCCGGCGGCCACCTGCGTGGTCTGCGGCCTGATCGATCCCCGCATGAAGATCGAAATAGAGGTGACCGCGCGCCGCGTCACCGACAAAGGGTAG
- a CDS encoding acyl-CoA dehydrogenase family protein, giving the protein MLITEEQAMVRDMARQFAAERLAPFAAEWDRTSRFPAEALAEMGGLGLLGMVVPEEWDGAGSDYVSYALALEEIAGGDGAVSTIMSVHNSVGCMPILKFGTPDQKERFLRPMARGEMLGAFCLTEPEAGSDAAAIRTRARRDGNHWVLDGTKQFITNGRNGGVAIVFAVTDPAAGKRGISAFIVPTDTPGYNVARIEHKLGQRCSDTAQIVLDGCRLTPDLMLGEEGRGYGIALANLEGGRIGIAAQSVGMARAAYRHALAYAKERRSMGVPIIEHQAVSFRLADMATRIEAAHQLVLHAAALRDAGIPCLKEAAMAKLYASEMAERVCSDAIQIHGGYGYLEDFPVERIYRDVRVCQIYEGTSDIQRLIIGRQIAAEG; this is encoded by the coding sequence ATGCTGATCACCGAGGAACAGGCCATGGTGCGCGACATGGCGCGCCAGTTCGCGGCCGAGCGTCTGGCCCCCTTCGCGGCGGAATGGGACCGCACCTCCCGCTTCCCGGCGGAAGCGCTCGCCGAGATGGGCGGGCTGGGCCTGCTCGGCATGGTCGTGCCGGAGGAGTGGGACGGCGCCGGCTCCGACTATGTCTCCTACGCGCTGGCGCTGGAGGAGATCGCCGGCGGCGACGGCGCCGTGTCCACCATCATGAGCGTCCACAACTCGGTCGGCTGCATGCCAATCCTGAAGTTCGGCACGCCCGACCAGAAGGAGCGGTTCCTGCGCCCGATGGCGCGCGGCGAGATGCTGGGCGCCTTCTGCCTGACCGAGCCGGAGGCCGGGTCCGACGCCGCGGCGATCCGCACCCGGGCGCGGCGGGACGGCAACCACTGGGTCCTGGACGGCACCAAGCAGTTCATCACCAACGGGCGGAACGGCGGAGTCGCGATCGTCTTCGCCGTGACCGATCCCGCCGCGGGCAAGCGGGGCATCAGCGCCTTCATCGTGCCGACCGACACGCCCGGCTACAATGTCGCCCGGATCGAGCACAAGCTCGGCCAGCGCTGCTCCGACACGGCGCAGATCGTGCTGGACGGCTGCCGCCTGACCCCGGACCTGATGCTGGGAGAGGAAGGCCGGGGCTACGGCATCGCGCTCGCCAACCTGGAGGGCGGGCGCATCGGCATCGCCGCCCAGTCCGTCGGCATGGCCCGCGCCGCCTACCGCCACGCCCTGGCCTATGCCAAGGAGCGGCGCAGCATGGGGGTGCCGATCATCGAGCACCAGGCCGTGTCGTTCCGCCTGGCCGACATGGCCACCCGGATCGAGGCGGCGCACCAGCTCGTGCTGCACGCGGCGGCCCTGCGCGACGCAGGCATCCCGTGCCTGAAGGAGGCCGCCATGGCGAAGCTCTACGCTTCCGAGATGGCCGAGCGGGTCTGTTCGGACGCGATCCAGATCCACGGCGGCTACGGTTACCTGGAGGATTTCCCGGTCGAGCGGATCTATCGCGACGTCCGGGTCTGCCAGATCTACGAGGGGACCAGCGACATCCAGCGGCTGATCATCGGCCGGCAGATCGCCGCCGAAGGCTGA